A single genomic interval of Flavobacterium sp. N2820 harbors:
- a CDS encoding aminopeptidase P family protein, which translates to MKYHQIDRDLYIKNRAKFTAQMKPNSVAVFNSNDIYPVSADSTLPFAQHRDIFYLSGVDQEESILLLFPDAPYEHLKEILFLKETNEHIAIWEGEKLTKERAFEVSGIKSVIWLQDFHKTLKEVMAYAETIYINTNEHYRAVIETETREARFIKWWKENYPAHKVEKSNPILQRLRSVKESEELDLIQKACDITEKGFRRVLQFVKPNVMEYEIEAEFAHEFLRNRSKGFAYTPIIASGNNANVLHYIENNQQCKAGDLILLDVGAEYANYSSDMTRMVPVSGRFTDRQKAVYQAVLNVKNEATKMLVPGTLWKLYHVEVGKIMTSELLGLGLIDKADVQNENPDWPAYKKYFMHGTSHHMGLDTHDYGLLHEPMQANMVFTVEPGIYIPKEGFGIRLEDDMVIQENGAAFNLMRNIPIEIEEIEAIMNA; encoded by the coding sequence ATGAAATACCATCAAATAGACCGCGATTTGTACATTAAGAACAGAGCAAAATTCACGGCTCAAATGAAACCTAATAGTGTTGCGGTTTTTAATTCAAACGATATTTATCCGGTGAGTGCTGATAGTACTTTACCCTTTGCACAACACAGAGATATTTTCTATTTATCGGGTGTGGATCAAGAAGAAAGTATTTTATTGCTTTTTCCAGATGCGCCTTACGAACATTTGAAAGAAATTTTATTTTTAAAAGAAACCAACGAACATATTGCGATTTGGGAAGGTGAAAAACTTACCAAAGAACGAGCGTTTGAAGTTTCTGGAATTAAATCGGTGATTTGGTTGCAAGATTTCCACAAAACGTTGAAAGAAGTTATGGCGTATGCTGAAACAATCTACATCAACACCAACGAACATTACAGAGCTGTTATTGAAACAGAAACTCGTGAAGCGCGTTTTATCAAATGGTGGAAAGAAAATTATCCAGCACACAAAGTAGAAAAATCAAATCCTATTTTACAAAGATTGCGTTCGGTAAAAGAAAGCGAAGAATTGGATTTAATCCAAAAAGCATGTGATATTACCGAAAAAGGTTTTAGAAGAGTGTTGCAATTCGTAAAACCAAACGTTATGGAATATGAAATTGAAGCTGAATTTGCGCATGAATTCTTAAGAAATCGTTCGAAAGGTTTTGCTTACACGCCAATCATTGCTTCAGGTAATAACGCGAATGTATTGCACTATATCGAAAACAACCAACAATGTAAAGCTGGCGATTTGATTTTATTAGACGTTGGTGCAGAATATGCTAATTATTCAAGTGATATGACACGTATGGTTCCGGTTTCGGGTCGTTTTACGGATAGACAAAAAGCGGTTTATCAAGCGGTATTAAATGTGAAAAACGAAGCTACAAAAATGTTGGTTCCAGGCACATTATGGAAACTATATCATGTAGAAGTGGGCAAAATCATGACTTCTGAATTGCTTGGTTTAGGATTAATCGATAAAGCCGATGTGCAAAACGAAAATCCAGATTGGCCAGCGTATAAAAAATATTTCATGCACGGTACTTCACACCACATGGGATTAGATACTCACGATTACGGATTATTACACGAACCAATGCAAGCCAACATGGTATTCACAGTTGAGCCAGGAATTTACATTCCGAAAGAAGGTTTTGGTATTCGTTTAGAAGACGATATGGTGATTCAAGAAAATGGCGCAGCATTCAACTTAATGCGCAATATTCCGATTGAAATTGAGGAAATTGAAGCGATAATGAATGCTTAA
- a CDS encoding DUF1398 domain-containing protein encodes MFTIQQIHEAHAKVKSGADFPKYMQDIIALGVTSFETFVFDNHTHYYGANDFQIASEGFSETLTIADESNVEQFKSDLKSHQQGNTDYMTFLNDCAKSGVEKWIVVMDKMTCSYYDKAGNEMVVEVIPLV; translated from the coding sequence ATGTTCACCATCCAACAAATCCATGAAGCGCACGCCAAAGTAAAAAGCGGTGCCGATTTTCCAAAATACATGCAAGACATTATTGCGCTTGGTGTTACTTCTTTCGAAACGTTTGTATTTGACAATCATACCCATTATTATGGTGCCAATGATTTTCAAATTGCTTCAGAGGGCTTTTCAGAAACCTTAACTATTGCTGATGAAAGTAACGTTGAGCAATTCAAATCCGACTTAAAATCGCACCAACAAGGCAACACCGATTACATGACGTTTTTAAACGATTGCGCCAAATCGGGTGTTGAAAAATGGATTGTAGTGATGGATAAAATGACTTGCAGTTATTATGACAAAGCCGGGAATGAAATGGTTGTGGAAGTGATTCCGTTGGTTTAA
- a CDS encoding alpha/beta fold hydrolase: MKTTNFKNTKISYTEQGKGTAVVLLHGFLENQSMWKAFVPELVKKHRIITIDLLGHGETECLGYVHTMEDQADMVHHVLHELKIRKAVLIGHSMGGYVALAFAELYPDNVKGIVLQNSTSRADSDERKANRDRAIVAVKQNYSAFIRMSIANLFSEDNRERLADIIEEVKLEALKTPLQGIVASLEGMKIRKDREVILHFAPYPIQIILGKKDPVLNYNENIEQIEGTQVQLTTFEDGHMSHFENQAELLAVLNGFLKKV, encoded by the coding sequence ATGAAAACCACGAACTTCAAAAACACTAAAATCAGTTACACCGAACAAGGAAAAGGAACGGCTGTGGTTTTATTGCATGGTTTTTTGGAAAATCAATCGATGTGGAAGGCGTTTGTTCCTGAATTGGTTAAAAAACACCGTATCATCACTATCGATTTATTAGGTCATGGCGAAACAGAATGTCTAGGTTATGTCCACACGATGGAAGACCAAGCCGATATGGTGCATCATGTGTTGCACGAATTAAAAATCAGGAAAGCGGTTTTGATTGGACATTCGATGGGTGGTTATGTAGCGTTGGCTTTCGCCGAATTGTATCCTGATAACGTCAAGGGAATTGTGTTGCAAAACTCTACTTCAAGAGCTGATAGCGACGAACGAAAAGCAAATCGTGACCGTGCTATTGTGGCGGTGAAGCAAAACTATTCGGCTTTTATTCGCATGAGTATTGCCAATTTATTTAGTGAAGACAATCGTGAACGTTTAGCGGATATTATCGAAGAAGTGAAATTAGAAGCTTTAAAAACGCCACTTCAAGGTATTGTTGCGTCATTAGAAGGCATGAAAATTAGAAAAGACCGTGAAGTCATTTTGCATTTTGCGCCTTATCCAATTCAAATCATTTTAGGCAAAAAAGATCCCGTTTTAAATTACAATGAAAATATAGAACAAATTGAAGGCACGCAAGTACAACTCACTACTTTTGAAGACGGTCACATGAGTCATTTTGAAAATCAAGCGGAATTATTGGCGGTTTTGAATGGATTTTTGAAAAAGGTTTAG
- a CDS encoding PD-(D/E)XK nuclease family protein: protein MNSTTFLEKLSQNILSQSDIQLSNCLIILPNKRAKVFLLESLKNQLETTSFAPNIISIEDFIQEISGLRTIDPIELLFEFYEVYLLITEKAKQQTFEEFATWAKTAIQDFNEIDRYLLSPNHVFSYLKDIEALKRWNLEPSNTTKLIDTHLEFWAKLPLYYESFYNHLLQKGIGYQGLLYREAVKNLGSFTATITNQIYFAGFNALNQAEEKIFKHLANENKAKIYWDIDEVFLNDSYHDAGLFIRKFKKEWKPFVNQDFEWVVNHFSEAKNIEIIGTPKSIGQAKIVGTIIEKIQSENPNLEKTAVVLGDENLLLPVLYGLPESVDALNITMGYPSKNNPAQLLISKLFKLHTNAKQRNEKSYTFYYKEVLDVLNHPLVEPYCKVEEVVKVINNNNFTFFSNQKLFSLYEEKYPNSENKFFQLLFTRWEDSISDILANLQAILLTIKSYLSNDDAEEKVTKAFVYSVFKTINKLTNYHETYNQIESLQSLQAIYKQIIDLAEVSFEGEPLSGLQVMGVLESRVLDFENVIITSVNEGKFPAGKSQNSFIPYDVKKELGLPTYKEKDAIYCYHFYHLLLRAKNVWLLYNTDNEGIDAGEKSRFITQLEIEKQPKHSISSTIYNAVLPEKAYEPVTIPKTDKILTRLHEIATDKGFSPSSLTNYIRNPLQFYMQRILRINEADEVEENIAVNTLGTIIHNALEELYTPYLNQFLALHHIEAMETKIDEVILKHFKEIYKEGEITKGKNLLAFEVAKRNVYNFLQLEKKDIEEGQAIKVVLLEASLFCEIELKSLPFPIKIAGKVDRIEERNGAIRIIDYKTGKVLGNSLKINDFTDLTSDIKNEKIIQLLCYALMFENHELKQNREVSAGIISFKNMKSGFLPFGLGKGKDTELAISTEILEDFKAELETLIVEIFNAEIPFKEKV, encoded by the coding sequence ATGAATTCAACTACTTTTTTAGAAAAATTAAGCCAAAACATTTTATCACAATCCGATATTCAATTGTCGAATTGTTTGATTATTTTACCCAATAAAAGAGCTAAAGTGTTTCTTTTAGAAAGCTTGAAAAATCAATTAGAAACCACTTCTTTTGCGCCTAATATAATTAGTATTGAAGATTTTATTCAGGAAATTTCAGGTTTGCGCACGATTGATCCTATTGAATTGTTATTTGAATTCTACGAAGTCTATCTTTTAATTACAGAAAAAGCCAAACAACAAACGTTTGAAGAATTTGCCACTTGGGCAAAAACAGCTATTCAAGATTTTAATGAGATCGATAGGTATTTATTATCACCTAATCATGTGTTTTCGTATCTAAAAGATATTGAAGCTTTAAAACGATGGAATTTAGAACCGTCAAATACTACCAAATTAATCGACACACATTTAGAGTTTTGGGCTAAATTACCTTTATATTACGAATCTTTTTATAATCATTTATTACAAAAAGGAATCGGTTACCAAGGGTTGTTATATAGAGAAGCAGTTAAAAATTTAGGTTCGTTTACCGCAACAATTACCAATCAAATCTATTTTGCAGGGTTTAACGCCTTAAATCAAGCGGAAGAAAAAATATTTAAACATTTAGCAAACGAGAATAAAGCTAAAATTTATTGGGATATAGATGAAGTTTTTCTAAATGATTCCTATCATGATGCGGGCTTGTTCATTAGAAAGTTTAAAAAAGAATGGAAACCATTTGTTAATCAAGATTTTGAATGGGTTGTAAATCATTTCAGCGAAGCTAAAAACATTGAAATTATTGGGACGCCTAAAAGCATTGGTCAAGCCAAAATTGTGGGAACCATTATTGAAAAAATTCAATCTGAAAACCCAAATTTAGAGAAAACAGCAGTTGTTCTAGGCGATGAAAACCTGTTGCTACCTGTTTTATATGGTTTGCCAGAATCGGTGGATGCGTTGAATATTACGATGGGGTATCCAAGTAAAAATAATCCTGCGCAATTGTTGATTAGCAAGTTGTTCAAGTTGCATACTAATGCCAAACAACGTAATGAAAAAAGCTACACATTTTACTACAAAGAAGTTTTAGATGTTTTAAATCATCCTTTGGTAGAACCCTATTGCAAAGTAGAAGAAGTGGTAAAAGTGATTAACAATAACAATTTTACATTCTTTTCCAACCAAAAATTGTTTAGTTTATACGAAGAAAAATATCCAAATTCAGAAAACAAATTCTTCCAATTGTTGTTCACTCGTTGGGAGGATTCGATTTCCGATATTTTAGCAAATTTACAAGCGATATTACTCACCATAAAATCCTATTTAAGCAATGACGATGCCGAAGAAAAAGTGACGAAAGCTTTTGTGTATTCGGTTTTTAAAACCATTAATAAATTAACCAATTATCATGAAACCTATAATCAAATCGAAAGTCTGCAATCACTTCAGGCAATTTACAAGCAAATCATCGATTTAGCGGAAGTTTCTTTCGAAGGCGAACCTTTGAGTGGTCTTCAGGTGATGGGGGTTTTAGAAAGCCGCGTATTGGATTTTGAAAATGTGATTATCACATCGGTAAATGAAGGTAAGTTTCCAGCTGGAAAATCGCAGAATTCATTCATTCCTTATGATGTAAAGAAAGAATTAGGCTTACCTACGTACAAAGAAAAAGATGCGATTTATTGCTATCACTTTTATCATCTGTTGTTACGCGCGAAAAACGTTTGGTTGCTTTATAACACCGACAACGAAGGAATCGATGCCGGTGAAAAAAGTCGTTTTATTACCCAATTAGAAATCGAGAAACAACCAAAGCATAGTATTTCAAGCACGATTTATAACGCTGTTTTACCCGAAAAGGCATATGAACCCGTAACTATTCCAAAAACGGATAAAATTCTAACGCGTTTGCACGAAATCGCAACCGATAAAGGATTTTCGCCATCGTCTTTAACGAATTATATTCGTAATCCGTTACAGTTTTATATGCAACGCATTTTACGTATTAATGAAGCCGATGAAGTGGAAGAAAACATTGCGGTAAATACATTGGGAACTATCATTCACAATGCGTTGGAAGAATTGTATACGCCCTATTTGAATCAGTTTTTGGCTTTGCATCATATTGAAGCGATGGAAACAAAAATTGACGAGGTCATTCTAAAACATTTCAAAGAAATTTACAAAGAAGGCGAGATTACCAAAGGGAAAAACTTGTTAGCTTTTGAAGTAGCGAAACGAAATGTTTACAATTTTCTTCAATTGGAAAAGAAAGACATCGAAGAAGGTCAAGCCATAAAAGTAGTATTGTTAGAAGCGAGTTTATTTTGTGAAATTGAACTAAAATCGTTGCCTTTTCCAATAAAAATTGCAGGTAAAGTTGACCGAATCGAAGAACGAAACGGTGCCATCCGAATCATCGATTATAAAACGGGAAAAGTACTCGGCAATAGTTTAAAAATTAACGATTTCACCGATTTGACTTCCGATATTAAAAACGAAAAAATTATTCAGTTGTTGTGTTACGCGTTGATGTTTGAAAATCATGAATTGAAACAAAACCGAGAAGTTTCAGCCGGAATTATTTCGTTTAAAAATATGAAAAGTGGTTTTTTGCCATTCGGATTAGGAAAAGGAAAAGACACCGAATTAGCGATTTCAACCGAAATTTTAGAAGATTTTAAAGCAGAATTAGAAACGTTGATTGTAGAAATTTTTAATGCTGAAATTCCGTTTAAGGAAAAGGTATAG
- a CDS encoding OmpA family protein → MKHLNKLFAVALLFAGLTSQAQDNNNPWAVSFGVNGVDTKVSAAGNDSPKWIQLANAKENWNILPSVSYLSVSKYVGDGFSFGLTGSVNKIDRWVSRVPGTQSTDMVSNPGDLSYYGVDATVKYSFMELLKSKWLEPSAHVGGGYTFFGDASAGTVNGGLGLTFWLTEGVGLQFQSTYKHSFDDTRVADFDVPSHIQHFAGLTFKFGGKDTDNDGIYDKDDACPEVAGLPEFKGCPDTDKDGIQDSADSCQDVAGLAEFNGCPDTDGDGIIDSEDECFDVKGTKIMKGCPDADGDGVADKDDNCPSVKGAKENAGCPWPDTDGDGVADKDDKCPTVAGTVANNGCPEVSDEAIKKLNDYAKTILFNSGKSTFQKQTYPVLQAITAILKEYPSAKFSIEGHTDSDGSEEMNQKLSASRADAVKAYLIENGISADRLSATGFGEKYPIDSNKTSKGKANNRRVEVKLVK, encoded by the coding sequence ATGAAACATTTAAACAAATTATTTGCTGTTGCTTTATTGTTTGCTGGATTAACATCGCAAGCACAAGATAACAACAACCCATGGGCAGTGTCTTTTGGGGTAAACGGAGTTGACACTAAAGTTAGTGCTGCAGGGAACGATAGTCCAAAGTGGATTCAATTAGCAAATGCTAAAGAAAATTGGAATATTTTGCCTTCAGTATCTTATTTAAGCGTATCTAAGTACGTTGGAGATGGTTTTTCTTTTGGATTAACAGGATCTGTAAACAAAATTGATAGATGGGTTTCTAGAGTTCCGGGAACACAATCTACTGACATGGTATCTAATCCAGGTGATTTATCTTACTACGGAGTTGATGCTACAGTTAAGTATAGCTTCATGGAATTATTAAAATCTAAGTGGTTAGAGCCATCTGCTCACGTTGGTGGAGGTTATACTTTCTTTGGTGATGCTTCTGCTGGTACAGTTAATGGAGGTTTAGGTTTAACTTTCTGGTTAACAGAAGGTGTTGGATTACAATTCCAATCTACTTACAAACATTCATTTGATGATACTAGAGTAGCTGATTTTGATGTTCCATCTCACATTCAACATTTTGCTGGGTTAACTTTCAAATTTGGAGGTAAAGACACAGATAATGATGGAATTTATGACAAAGATGACGCTTGTCCTGAAGTTGCTGGTTTACCAGAATTCAAAGGATGTCCTGATACTGATAAAGACGGAATCCAAGATTCAGCAGATTCTTGTCAAGATGTTGCTGGTTTAGCTGAATTCAATGGTTGTCCTGATACTGACGGAGACGGAATCATCGATTCAGAAGATGAGTGTTTTGATGTTAAAGGAACTAAAATCATGAAAGGTTGTCCAGATGCAGACGGAGACGGTGTAGCTGATAAAGATGACAATTGTCCATCTGTTAAAGGAGCTAAAGAAAACGCTGGTTGTCCTTGGCCTGATACAGACGGAGACGGTGTAGCTGATAAAGATGACAAATGTCCAACTGTAGCTGGAACTGTAGCTAATAATGGTTGTCCAGAAGTTTCTGACGAAGCAATCAAAAAATTAAACGATTACGCTAAAACAATTTTGTTTAATTCTGGAAAATCAACTTTCCAAAAACAAACTTACCCAGTTTTACAAGCTATTACTGCTATCTTAAAAGAGTATCCATCTGCTAAGTTCTCTATTGAAGGACATACTGATAGTGATGGTTCTGAAGAAATGAACCAAAAATTATCTGCTTCAAGAGCTGATGCTGTTAAAGCATACTTAATTGAAAATGGTATTTCTGCTGATAGATTATCTGCAACAGGTTTTGGAGAAAAATATCCAATTGACTCTAATAAAACTTCAAAAGGTAAAGCAAACAACAGAAGAGTTGAAGTGAAATTAGTAAAATAA
- the kbl gene encoding glycine C-acetyltransferase gives MYGKIQQHLQNELNTIQENGLFKKERIITSPQGAEITISTGETVLNFCANNYLGLSSHPEVVQAAKDALDSHGFGMSSVRFICGTQDIHKELEQKIANFYGTEDTILYAAAFDANGGVFEPLLGEEDCIISDSLNHASIIDGVRLCKAARYRYENNNMEDLENQLKKATEAGHRFKLIVTDGVFSMDGLVAPLDKICDLADKYDALVMVDECHAAGFIGATGKGTLEAKGVMGRVDIITGTLGKALGGAMGGYTTAKKEVIEILRQRSRPYLFSNSLAPSIVGASLKVFELLEKDTTLRDKLEWNTNYFKAGIRKAGLDFIDGDSAIVPVMLYDAKLSQVMAEKLLAKGIYVIGFFFPVVPKDKARIRVQLSAAHTQEHLDKAIAAFAEVGQELGIVK, from the coding sequence ATGTACGGAAAAATCCAACAACACCTACAAAACGAATTAAATACGATTCAAGAAAACGGATTATTTAAAAAAGAACGCATTATTACTTCACCTCAAGGAGCAGAAATTACGATTTCGACTGGTGAAACAGTTTTAAACTTTTGTGCCAATAATTATTTAGGACTTTCCTCACATCCAGAAGTGGTTCAAGCAGCGAAAGATGCTTTGGATTCTCATGGTTTCGGAATGTCATCAGTACGTTTTATTTGTGGGACACAAGATATTCACAAAGAATTAGAACAAAAAATCGCAAATTTCTACGGAACAGAAGACACCATTTTATACGCAGCCGCTTTTGATGCCAATGGTGGCGTTTTCGAACCTTTATTAGGAGAAGAAGACTGCATTATTTCTGATAGTTTAAATCATGCTTCCATTATCGACGGGGTTCGTTTGTGTAAAGCAGCACGTTATCGTTATGAAAATAACAATATGGAAGATTTAGAAAATCAATTAAAGAAAGCTACCGAAGCGGGTCATCGTTTCAAACTTATAGTAACTGACGGCGTTTTTTCAATGGACGGATTAGTGGCTCCATTAGACAAAATTTGTGATTTGGCCGATAAATACGATGCTTTAGTGATGGTTGATGAATGTCATGCTGCCGGTTTTATTGGAGCAACAGGAAAAGGGACATTAGAAGCAAAAGGGGTTATGGGCCGTGTAGATATTATAACAGGAACTTTAGGAAAAGCACTTGGTGGAGCAATGGGCGGTTATACAACAGCTAAAAAAGAAGTAATTGAAATTTTGCGTCAACGTTCGCGTCCATATTTGTTTTCTAACTCGTTAGCCCCTTCAATTGTAGGAGCTTCATTAAAAGTTTTTGAATTATTAGAAAAAGACACTACTCTAAGAGATAAACTAGAATGGAATACAAATTATTTTAAAGCTGGGATACGAAAAGCAGGACTTGATTTTATTGATGGAGATTCGGCTATTGTTCCAGTAATGTTGTATGACGCTAAGTTATCGCAAGTAATGGCAGAAAAACTTTTAGCAAAAGGGATTTATGTAATAGGATTTTTCTTTCCAGTTGTTCCTAAAGATAAAGCTCGAATTCGTGTGCAATTATCAGCGGCACATACACAAGAACATCTAGATAAAGCAATCGCAGCATTTGCCGAAGTAGGACAAGAATTAGGCATAGTCAAGTAA
- a CDS encoding UvrD-helicase domain-containing protein — protein MNTTAFTIYDASAGSGKTYTLTKEYLKILFLATNDDAYRKILAITFTNKAVEEMKSRIVSSLYEFSIDSTSDKAMELLKDVASETQLSLATLKDKSKAIIKNIIHNYAAFDISTIDKFTHKVIRTFAQDLNLPPNFEVSLETDSLLQEAIDLVISKAGDDVNLTKLLIEFSKEKTDDDKNWDISAELLKVAQLITNENNSEEIKEMSDKSLDDFGVIKKKLQEEIKQLKVETSEDGKKIKHFIESNGASLSSFPKYFNDHLNNIESNQLKDSQKKYFSSDDIKVLKSAKDVAIIESIIDEIVSQLKSIYDKLGKISMYEAFLQNLNPLSLLNTIYQEFKQIQEEQNLVSISDFNKIIHNEIQNQPAPFIYERLGEKYRHYFIDEFQDTSVMQWQNLIPLIDNALSGQDDFGQQGTLMLVGDPKQAIYRWRGGKAEQFIDLAKEDKKYNPFSNKDKETLRLGTNYRSYSEVIEFNNGFFKQLATKFLNEDYKNLYENLSHQEFNSKKGGYVNLSFIEVPEDETEVEGFDSDNDSITIKDKFYLNQTLRTIEKCISNGFEYKDIVLLTRTKAPGIKLANFLTENSVPILSSETLLIQNATEVKLLIALLRYLKNPKDDESKVYFLYFIAKYLQSEIAIHDFIVAAKDKNAEELESFLKNIGIEISFKNCKKKSLYEAVEILIATFLNDKVNTSYLQYFLDLVLEKDVKVQSSIADFLEYWDKIGYQKSIPSPEGTNAVRIMTIHKSKGLEFPVVIFPFAEEDFSRKIKDKLWIPLEDSNIDLPKALINNKKEVESYGNEAKTIFQTKNQEEVLDTINVLYVALTRAEEQLYVISNKLLTKKGDLVTNNLSYYFIEFLQNSGKYEDTKLEYEFGNPSRISTNKAHEGKNNQIGIVKHKLNPKNIKIAQREALMWGTVQQDAINFGNILHEIMAFIHTIGDVDLSIQKATELGLITFSQYQIFKETITKIVLHEELIPFFDADAKVFNEQNIIKKAFKNIKPDRVVIKDNMAYLLDYKTGEKHNKHKAQLEEYELALQEMKYTVAKKVLIYIGESIEIVTL, from the coding sequence TTGAACACAACTGCTTTTACCATATACGACGCTTCGGCTGGCTCCGGAAAAACCTACACGCTAACAAAAGAATATCTAAAAATTCTTTTCTTGGCTACGAATGATGATGCGTATCGAAAAATTCTTGCCATTACGTTTACCAATAAAGCGGTTGAAGAAATGAAAAGCAGAATTGTATCGAGTTTGTACGAGTTTTCCATTGATTCTACTTCTGATAAAGCGATGGAATTGCTAAAAGATGTTGCCTCGGAAACCCAATTAAGTCTTGCTACTTTAAAAGATAAATCAAAAGCAATTATTAAGAATATCATTCACAATTATGCGGCATTTGATATTTCTACGATTGATAAATTCACGCACAAAGTTATCAGAACGTTTGCACAAGATTTGAATTTACCACCCAATTTTGAAGTTTCATTAGAAACGGATTCACTTTTACAAGAAGCCATCGATTTGGTGATTTCTAAAGCGGGTGATGATGTAAATCTAACCAAATTATTAATCGAATTTTCAAAAGAAAAAACTGACGACGATAAAAATTGGGATATTTCGGCCGAATTATTAAAGGTTGCCCAATTGATTACCAACGAAAACAATTCGGAAGAAATCAAAGAAATGTCCGATAAAAGTTTGGATGATTTTGGCGTAATCAAAAAGAAATTGCAAGAAGAAATTAAGCAATTAAAAGTCGAAACTAGCGAAGATGGAAAAAAAATCAAGCATTTTATTGAATCAAATGGCGCGAGTTTAAGTTCTTTTCCAAAGTATTTCAATGATCATTTGAATAACATTGAGTCTAATCAGTTGAAAGACTCACAAAAAAAATATTTTTCTTCTGATGATATTAAGGTTTTAAAATCGGCTAAAGATGTTGCTATTATTGAGTCGATTATTGATGAAATTGTATCGCAATTAAAATCAATTTATGATAAGCTAGGAAAAATTTCAATGTACGAAGCTTTTCTGCAAAACTTAAATCCGCTTTCGTTACTAAATACCATTTATCAGGAGTTCAAACAAATTCAGGAAGAACAAAATTTAGTTTCGATTTCCGATTTCAATAAAATTATTCACAACGAAATTCAAAACCAGCCAGCGCCTTTTATTTACGAGCGTTTGGGTGAAAAATACCGTCATTATTTTATCGATGAATTTCAGGATACTTCGGTGATGCAATGGCAAAATTTAATTCCGTTAATTGATAACGCTTTATCAGGTCAAGACGATTTTGGTCAACAAGGGACGTTGATGTTGGTAGGTGATCCAAAACAAGCCATTTACCGTTGGCGTGGTGGAAAAGCGGAACAATTTATCGATTTAGCAAAAGAAGACAAAAAGTATAATCCGTTTTCTAATAAAGACAAAGAAACGCTTCGTTTGGGAACAAATTACCGCAGTTATAGCGAAGTAATTGAGTTTAACAATGGGTTTTTCAAGCAATTAGCTACTAAATTTCTGAATGAAGATTATAAAAATCTGTATGAGAATCTTTCGCATCAAGAATTCAATTCTAAAAAAGGTGGTTATGTGAACTTGTCGTTTATCGAAGTGCCAGAAGATGAAACCGAAGTTGAAGGTTTTGATTCGGATAATGATTCGATTACAATAAAAGATAAATTTTATTTGAATCAAACCTTAAGAACGATTGAAAAATGTATCTCAAACGGATTTGAATATAAAGATATCGTGTTGCTTACGCGAACAAAAGCACCTGGAATTAAGTTAGCGAATTTCTTAACCGAAAACAGTGTTCCGATTTTATCTTCGGAAACGTTATTGATTCAAAATGCGACCGAAGTGAAGTTGTTGATTGCGTTGCTTCGTTATTTAAAAAATCCAAAAGACGACGAATCAAAAGTCTATTTCTTGTATTTTATTGCGAAATATTTGCAATCGGAAATAGCAATTCATGATTTTATTGTAGCTGCAAAAGATAAAAACGCAGAAGAATTAGAATCCTTTTTGAAAAACATCGGAATTGAAATTTCGTTCAAAAATTGCAAGAAAAAATCCTTGTATGAAGCTGTCGAAATTTTAATAGCGACGTTTTTAAATGATAAAGTGAATACTTCGTATTTGCAATATTTCTTGGATTTGGTATTAGAAAAAGATGTAAAAGTGCAATCGAGTATTGCTGATTTCTTGGAGTATTGGGACAAAATTGGCTACCAAAAAAGCATTCCATCTCCAGAAGGAACAAATGCAGTTCGTATCATGACGATTCATAAATCAAAAGGATTGGAATTTCCTGTGGTCATTTTTCCGTTTGCCGAAGAAGATTTTTCGAGAAAAATTAAAGACAAATTATGGATTCCGCTTGAAGATTCGAACATTGATTTACCAAAAGCGTTAATCAATAACAAAAAAGAAGTTGAAAGTTACGGAAACGAAGCCAAAACCATTTTTCAAACCAAAAATCAAGAAGAAGTTTTAGATACCATAAACGTTTTGTACGTAGCATTAACTAGAGCTGAAGAACAATTGTATGTAATTTCAAATAAATTATTGACCAAAAAAGGCGATTTGGTTACTAATAATTTATCGTACTATTTTATTGAATTTTTGCAGAATTCAGGCAAATATGAAGATACAAAATTGGAATACGAATTCGGAAATCCATCCCGAATTTCAACCAACAAAGCGCACGAAGGTAAAAACAATCAAATTGGTATTGTAAAGCATAAATTAAATCCAAAAAACATCAAAATTGCACAACGCGAAGCTTTAATGTGGGGAACTGTGCAACAAGATGCGATTAATTTTGGAAATATTTTGCATGAAATAATGGCGTTTATTCATACGATAGGAGATGTGGATTTATCCATTCAAAAAGCAACCGAATTGGGATTGATTACGTTTTCTCAATATCAAATTTTTAAGGAAACGATAACGAAAATTGTGCTTCATGAAGAATTGATTCCGTTTTTTGATGCGGATGCCAAAGTATTCAATGAGCAAAATATCATTAAAAAAGCATTTAAAAACATAAAACCAGATAGAGTTGTAATTAAAGATAATATGGCGTATTTGTTAGATTATAAAACAGGAGAAAAACACAATAAACACAAAGCGCAATTAGAAGAATATGAATTGGCTTTGCAAGAAATGAAGTACACGGTTGCAAAAAAAGTATTAATATACATAGGTGAAAGTATAGAAATAGTAACTTTGTAA